A region from the Salminus brasiliensis chromosome 22, fSalBra1.hap2, whole genome shotgun sequence genome encodes:
- the epas1a gene encoding endothelial PAS domain-containing protein 1: MTSEKEKKRHPSERRKEKSRDAARCRRSKETEVFYELAHQLPLPHSVRSHLDKASIMRLTISFLRTQKMLASGCVGRQPKEDTQMDALYLKSLQGFIAVVTSEGDMIFLSENISKFMGLTQVELTGHSIFDFTHPCDHEEIRENLSVKAGAVHGRRCKELNTERDFFMRMKCTVTSRGRTVNLKSATWKVLHCTGHVKVYTSCPPHVLCGFTEPPLTCVVMLCEPIPNPSNVDTPLDSKTFMSRHNMDMKFIYCDERVRSLMGYRPEDLVGRSAYDFYHAMDSDSLTKSHQNLCAKGQAVSGKYRMLAKHGGYVWVETQGTVIYNSRNSQPQCIVCINYILSEVEEKSTVFSMDQMEALFKSHDMLNTSELFCPASTVSDSANLLFTKLKEEPEDLAQLAPMPGDAIIALDFGRPQFEEQSIFYKSPSQAAGNKLWKLDSPASISDSGLPRTLSGSMPSLSNCSSCSTPDSSRGDCYGAGENELKVELTERLFAQANESKTPTDAQFDLNDLDLETLAPYIPMDGEDFQLNPIGREEPLSEPGPSVYTTPQHTFNCVTRLFQPLGPFSSDNENCPSSYPDTEVLPPYQTPATTPEVLPPYQTPATMPLSSREGRQNLQWPPDSSLQFGATKLVGQNLTSAQPQQRIFENFAKPCDDMGLGQVSLPSSFKRKRQTLFSSSCSFSNTPQAGIPRSESMEEVWKRMKTVTDDDCAFSTRKSTNPGVPEDNFSSRQAGVGAQISQSQLPPDKQSFREHKQPFTEHFCPPEFNQYSILPPPKPTGMTSRLLAPSFDSFCLMELTQYDCDVNVPLQGNLHLLHGSDLLKALDQAT; this comes from the exons GCTGCGTGGGCAGACAGCCAAAAGAGGACACCCAGATGGATGCTCTGTATCTGAAGAGTCTGCAGGGCTTCATTGCTGTGGTGACCTCAGAGGGGGATATGATCTTCCTCTCCGAGAACATCAGTAAATTCATGGGCCTCACACAG GTGGAGTTAACAGGACACAGCATCTTTGATTTCACACACCCTTGCGATCATGAAGAGATCCGAGAGAACCTCAGCGTTAAAGCAG GGGCTGTGCATGGCAGAAGGTGTAAGGAGctgaacacagagagagatttCTTCATGAGAATGAAGTGCACGGTCACCAGCAGAGGACGTACAGTCAACCTTAAATCGGCCACCTGGAAG GTTCTTCACTGTACAGGACATGTGAAGGTGTACACCAGCTGCCCCCCTCATGTCTTATGTGGATTTACCGAGCCCCCCCTCACCTGTGTGGTCATGCTATGTGAGCCCATCCCTAACCCCTCCAATGTAGACACGCCCCTTGACAGCAAAACCTTCATGAGCCGACACAACATGGACATGAAGTTCATCTACTGCGATGAGAG GGTGAGATCTCTGATGGGATACAGGCCAGAAGACTTGGTTGGGCGATCTGCATATGACTTCTACCATGCAATGGACTCCGACAGCTTGACCAAGAGCCACCAGAATT TGTGTGCTAAGGGGCAGGCGGTGAGCGGGAAGTATCGAATGCTGGCCAAGCATGGGGGTTACGTGTGGGTGGAGACCCAGGGAACGGTCATCTACAACAGCCGCAACTCTCAGCCGCAGTGCATTGTGTGCATCAACTACATACTGAG TGAAGTCGAAGAGAAGTCCACTGTCTTCTCCATGGACCAGATGGAGGCGCTGTTCAAGTCCCATGACATGCTGAACACAAGTGAACTCTTCTGCCCGGCCAGCACGGTCTCGGACTCAGCCAACCTGCTCTTCACCAAGCTCAAGGAAGAGCCTGAGGACCTGGCCCAGCTTGCACCCATGCCAGGAGACGCCATCATTGCCTTGGACTTTG GAAGGCCACAGTTtgaggagcaatccatcttctaCAAGTCACCCAGCCAAGCTGCAGGCAATAAGCTGTGGAAACTGGACTCTCCGGCATCCATCTCAGACAGTGGCCTGCCCAGAACTCTGTCCGGCTCCATGCCTAGTCTGAGCAACTGCAGCAGCTGTTCCACG CCTGACAGTTCAAGAGGAGATTGCTATGGTGCTGGGGAGAATGAACTGAAAgtagagctgacagaaaggctgttTGCCCAGGCCAATGAGTCGAAGACTCCCACTGATGCACAG TTTGATCTGAATGATCTGGACTTGGAGACACTGGCTCCTTACATCCCCATGGACGGTGAGGACTTCCAGCTGAATCCCATTGGTCGAGAGGAGCCTCTGTCTGAGCCAGGCCCAAGTGTGTACACCACACCCCAGCACACGTTCAACTGCGTCACCCGCCTCTTCCAGCCCCTGGGTCCCTTCTCCTCAGACAACGAGAACTGTCCCAGTTCCTACCCAGACACAGAAGTCCTGCCCCCTTACCAAACACCTGCCACCACACCAGAAGTCCTGCCCCCTTACCAGACACCTGCCACTATGCCGCTCTCCTCCAGAGAGGGAAGGCAAAACCTGCAGTGGCCCCCTGATTCATCATTACAGTTTGGAGCAACAAAGCTGGTTGGACAGAATCTGACTTCTGCTCAACCCCAGCAAAG AATATTTGAGAACTTTGCTAAGCCATGTGACGACATGGGCCTTGGTCAGGTTTCACTGCCATCCAGTTTTAAACGCAAGAGGCAGACATTATTCAGCTCCTCATGCTCCTTCTCAAACACCCCCCAG GCAGGAATTCCTCGCAGTGAGTCAATGGAGGAAGTGTGGAAGCGAATGAAGACGGTAACCGATGACGACTGTGCCTTTTCTACCAGAAAGTCCACAAACCCTGGAGTGCCTGAAG ACAATTTTTCCTCCAGACAAGCTGGAGTGGGTGCTCAGATCAGTCAGAGTCAGCTTCCTCCAGACAAGCAGAGCTTTAGAGAGCACAAACAGCCTTTCACTGAACACTTCTGCCCTCCTGAATTCAATCAATACAGCATACTGCCACCCCCCAAACCCACAG GGATGACGAGTCGACTGCTGGCCCCATCCTTTGACTCGTTCTGCCTTATGGAGCTGACGCAGTACGACTGTGATGTGAACGTGCCGCTGCAGGGAAACCTTCACCTGCTGCATGGCAGTGATCTGCTCAAAGCTCTGGACCAGGCCACATAG